A genomic segment from Desulfuromonas thiophila encodes:
- a CDS encoding universal stress protein has product MKPIQTILYATDFSDSSLPACEYAVYLAQLAGARLQVLHVIGEFADKRKSRIQPETLALLEREVEIQAFKSMEEFCHDHIGTTVPCDSEVVMGLPFQEILKQAEAIDADLIVIGSHGRTGLEHVLVGSTAERLVRRSVRPVLTIRSRGV; this is encoded by the coding sequence ATGAAACCGATTCAGACCATTCTGTATGCCACGGACTTTTCCGACAGTTCCCTGCCGGCTTGCGAATATGCCGTCTATCTGGCCCAGTTGGCCGGTGCGCGCTTGCAGGTGCTGCATGTGATTGGTGAATTTGCCGACAAGCGCAAGAGTCGCATCCAGCCGGAAACCCTTGCGCTGCTGGAGCGTGAGGTGGAAATCCAGGCCTTCAAAAGCATGGAGGAATTCTGCCACGACCACATCGGTACTACCGTTCCCTGTGACAGCGAGGTGGTCATGGGGCTGCCGTTTCAGGAAATCCTCAAGCAGGCCGAGGCCATTGACGCCGATCTGATCGTGATCGGCAGTCACGGCCGTACCGGCCTGGAGCATGTGTTGGTTGGCAGCACGGCCGAACGGCTGGTCCGCCGTTCGGTTCGGCCGGTGCTAACGATTCGCAGTCGCGGTGTTTGA
- a CDS encoding single-stranded DNA-binding protein codes for MSVNKVILVGNLGKDPELRYTPSGVAVANFSLATTETYKDRDGNRQNKTEWHNIVAWRQLAEICGKYLHKGKQVYIEGKLTTRKWQDRDGVDRYTTEIVADQMQMLGRAGEEGGGAPSPGGRGGNDGYAATPPARSGAAAVDTYEEPSFNPDDEIPF; via the coding sequence GTGTCGGTAAACAAAGTGATTCTGGTGGGCAATCTGGGAAAGGATCCGGAGCTGCGTTATACGCCCAGCGGTGTGGCCGTGGCCAATTTTTCCCTGGCCACTACTGAAACCTACAAGGATCGTGACGGCAATCGTCAGAACAAGACCGAATGGCACAATATCGTGGCCTGGCGCCAGCTGGCCGAAATCTGTGGCAAGTATCTGCACAAAGGCAAGCAGGTGTATATCGAGGGCAAGCTGACGACGCGCAAGTGGCAGGATCGCGATGGTGTTGACCGCTATACCACTGAAATCGTTGCCGATCAGATGCAGATGCTGGGTCGCGCCGGCGAGGAGGGCGGTGGCGCGCCGTCTCCGGGTGGCCGCGGCGGCAATGACGGTTACGCCGCCACCCCTCCGGCGCGATCTGGTGCCGCTGCGGTCGACACCTATGAAGAACCCAGCTTCAATCCGGATGACGAAATACCCTTTTAG
- a CDS encoding HEAT repeat domain-containing protein — MKRRCEQLLRQALTDPDAEVRRQASMALEEVEAQLNLAQVHRQFAHQDPAMRVAAVHALAEIVAPAATELLRRALQDDVAAVRAVALQVAGRRCPPGLLAAVLQALKDSDAAVVAYACQTLAAYGDRRVLPYLRLLAERADSARRAAALAALGQLGDAEALPLLTAALEDGAAQVRSGAVQGLARLALRCDQTASGDGDELGVAGR; from the coding sequence ATGAAGCGGCGCTGTGAGCAGCTGTTGCGCCAGGCGCTGACCGATCCCGATGCCGAGGTGCGGCGCCAGGCCAGCATGGCGCTGGAGGAGGTCGAGGCGCAGTTGAACCTGGCCCAGGTGCACAGGCAGTTCGCGCACCAGGATCCCGCTATGCGGGTGGCGGCGGTTCATGCCCTGGCCGAGATTGTCGCGCCGGCGGCGACGGAACTGCTGCGCCGGGCTCTGCAGGATGATGTGGCTGCCGTGCGCGCCGTGGCACTGCAGGTGGCGGGTCGCCGTTGCCCGCCGGGTTTGCTGGCGGCGGTGTTGCAGGCTTTGAAGGACAGTGATGCGGCGGTGGTTGCTTATGCCTGCCAGACGCTGGCGGCCTACGGCGATCGCCGGGTACTGCCCTATTTGCGGCTGCTGGCCGAGCGCGCTGACAGCGCCAGGCGGGCTGCCGCCCTGGCGGCGCTGGGACAGTTGGGGGATGCTGAGGCCTTGCCGCTGCTGACGGCGGCACTGGAGGATGGCGCGGCTCAGGTACGCAGTGGCGCGGTGCAGGGCCTGGCCCGTTTGGCGCTGCGTTGCGACCAGACGGCGAGCGGCGACGGCGATGAACTCGGCGTGGCGGGCCGCTGA
- a CDS encoding TRAP transporter fused permease subunit, which translates to MPETKDHLEELNPQDQEKLKTLMEKDAKSFRTPSGLWHWVTALLGAFMVLFYFYAAGVKTVGTQYHLGIYVFITYVLVFLLYPAGSARVRVVLSGLLGLLLSGGLTAWLFSPDIASFHARLLAVGDALGEAGLAGGLAALSGFWLTLLLALAVAVAVFFADRFMLARWRQSPCLSDILFALAAGATVFYWISQFEALNYRAGAETELDGLVSVVGILLSMEVCRRVLGWSMTLIGVGMLAFGYFGPHLPDILAHRGFGIERMANALFLTTNGVFGVMANVLATYVILFIFFGAFLQKSGAGRFFIDLPLALAGKSTGGPAKVAVMASALFGSVSGSAIANTVSTGAFTIPLMKRAGFKPHVAGAIEPAASIGGMFLPPIMGAGGFLMAELTGLPYSYIMMISVGPALLYFFSVFCMIHFEAKKQGLKGVVDESLPPWRTVLKNDWYFAIPLVLMTVLMIMGRSPGFSAFWSTLSCIAISWVKKETRMGLPEIWEAILTGARNTLIIGATVGVIGVIVGIISLTGMGLKFSDIIINMAGSSLLLALLLITLASLVLGMGVPVTAAYLIVAVLAVPALGTFGVPVVCAHMIVYWLSQDSNITPPVCVAAYAGAAIAGADPWKTGWTSFKYAKLLYVMPLLFAFTPSILFQGKLNEIRVPELENGAPFAMVSQIHVKQGAEYQPGEAIAVLQAGADTLTITAEKNAVVSLVGKMPGAMVEPGDVLVRGEITPTPLRIVMSFVSAILGTIAFSSLTMFYWIRRTSLIEWLILAPATLLLYWPTIITDIAGIVLVALVWLMQHRKNRQDALRTAAA; encoded by the coding sequence ATGCCGGAAACGAAGGATCATCTGGAGGAACTCAATCCGCAGGACCAGGAAAAGCTCAAGACCCTGATGGAGAAGGATGCCAAGTCCTTCCGTACCCCCTCGGGACTCTGGCACTGGGTTACGGCTCTGCTTGGTGCCTTCATGGTGCTGTTTTATTTCTACGCCGCCGGCGTCAAGACCGTGGGCACCCAGTATCATCTGGGGATCTATGTGTTTATTACCTATGTGCTGGTGTTCTTGCTCTATCCCGCCGGCTCGGCGCGGGTGCGGGTCGTGCTCAGTGGCCTGCTTGGACTATTGCTCAGCGGTGGCCTGACGGCCTGGCTGTTTTCGCCGGACATTGCCAGTTTTCATGCCCGTCTGCTGGCGGTTGGCGATGCCCTGGGTGAGGCCGGTCTGGCCGGAGGGCTGGCGGCACTAAGCGGTTTCTGGCTGACGTTGTTGCTGGCCCTGGCCGTGGCGGTGGCGGTGTTTTTCGCCGATCGCTTCATGTTGGCGCGTTGGCGCCAGAGCCCCTGTCTGAGCGATATTCTTTTTGCCTTGGCTGCCGGCGCCACGGTGTTTTACTGGATCAGCCAGTTCGAGGCGCTCAACTACCGGGCCGGGGCCGAAACCGAACTGGATGGCCTGGTCAGTGTGGTGGGCATTCTGCTGTCCATGGAGGTTTGTCGCCGGGTGCTGGGCTGGTCGATGACCCTGATTGGCGTCGGCATGCTGGCTTTTGGCTATTTTGGCCCCCATCTGCCTGATATTCTGGCCCATCGCGGTTTTGGCATCGAACGCATGGCCAACGCCCTGTTTCTCACCACCAACGGGGTGTTTGGCGTGATGGCCAACGTGCTGGCCACCTATGTCATTCTGTTTATCTTTTTCGGCGCCTTTCTGCAGAAGTCGGGCGCCGGCCGTTTCTTCATCGATCTGCCGCTGGCCCTGGCCGGCAAAAGCACGGGGGGGCCGGCTAAGGTGGCAGTCATGGCCTCGGCCCTGTTCGGTTCGGTATCCGGCAGCGCCATCGCCAATACGGTTTCGACGGGAGCCTTCACCATCCCGCTGATGAAGCGGGCCGGCTTCAAACCTCATGTGGCGGGTGCCATCGAACCGGCCGCCTCCATTGGCGGCATGTTCCTGCCGCCGATCATGGGCGCCGGCGGCTTTTTGATGGCAGAACTGACCGGCCTGCCTTATTCCTACATCATGATGATCTCTGTCGGGCCGGCATTGCTGTACTTTTTCTCCGTATTCTGCATGATCCATTTCGAGGCCAAGAAGCAGGGTCTCAAGGGGGTGGTGGACGAGAGCTTGCCGCCCTGGCGCACGGTTCTTAAAAATGACTGGTACTTTGCGATTCCGCTGGTGCTGATGACGGTGCTGATGATCATGGGGCGGTCGCCCGGTTTCTCCGCCTTCTGGTCGACATTGTCGTGTATCGCCATCAGCTGGGTGAAGAAAGAAACGCGCATGGGCCTGCCCGAGATCTGGGAAGCGATTCTGACCGGAGCGCGCAATACCCTGATCATTGGTGCCACCGTCGGTGTTATCGGCGTCATTGTCGGCATTATCTCGCTGACCGGCATGGGCCTGAAGTTCTCCGATATCATCATCAACATGGCCGGCAGCAGTCTGCTGCTGGCGCTGCTGCTGATTACCCTGGCGTCACTGGTCCTGGGCATGGGCGTACCGGTCACGGCGGCCTATCTCATCGTTGCCGTGCTGGCGGTACCGGCCCTGGGGACCTTCGGCGTGCCGGTGGTCTGTGCCCACATGATTGTCTATTGGCTTAGTCAGGATTCCAACATCACCCCGCCAGTCTGTGTCGCGGCCTATGCCGGCGCCGCCATCGCTGGAGCCGATCCCTGGAAAACCGGCTGGACCTCGTTTAAATACGCCAAGCTGCTCTATGTCATGCCGTTGCTGTTTGCCTTCACCCCCTCGATCCTGTTTCAGGGCAAGCTCAATGAAATCCGGGTGCCGGAACTGGAAAACGGCGCTCCCTTTGCTATGGTGAGCCAGATTCATGTCAAGCAGGGGGCCGAGTATCAGCCCGGCGAGGCGATTGCCGTGTTGCAGGCCGGGGCTGACACCCTGACCATCACGGCGGAAAAAAACGCCGTGGTCAGCCTGGTCGGCAAGATGCCGGGTGCCATGGTCGAGCCGGGTGATGTGCTGGTGCGGGGTGAAATCACGCCGACACCGCTGCGCATTGTCATGAGCTTTGTTTCGGCCATCCTGGGTACCATCGCCTTTTCATCCCTGACCATGTTTTACTGGATTCGTCGCACCAGTCTGATTGAATGGCTGATTCTGGCCCCGGCCACTTTGCTGTTGTACTGGCCGACCATCATCACCGATATCGCCGGTATCGTGCTGGTGGCGCTGGTCTGGCTGATGCAGCATCGCAAGAATCGTCAGGACGCGCTGCGGACGGCAGCGGCCTGA
- a CDS encoding ribonuclease J, which yields MPLPVCDHPDQIRLLPLGGHNEVGMNLLVMEHQGALLLFDCGARFADSSTPGVGRLLPEISWLHQRRADICGLLLSHGHEDHIGALPWLYAELGAPPLFGAPFTLELARRNGVAQKSTPDLDRHAVAPGETFTCGPFVIEAVSISHSIPANYGWIVRCAAGTLVHSGDFRLDPAAPAGQRTDLARLARLADEEVLVLLADSTNAGQQSGASSSDQVARQLHRQLAETPGMVVLSTFASHLTRLQQALSAARNNNRRVALLGASLIDSCALASQQGLLSSPPGLVVPPEELAHLPRAQRLLLASGCQGEPQGALARLAGGAWPALALQTTDSVLLSARAIPGNELALQRLAHRIGQQGARLLTPAEIPNLHCSGHAGTTELRLLHALVRPRYLVPTHGHAGLRQQQALLAQTDGHEPGHCLLLDNGQAVRLSRHGSQRETTLSCPPRLYGPAGEPQSETALRQRRRLAHQGLLIARLRRPPATAKPWQVQLVGRGLWDAGTLAAARLRQLTEALEQELANVRPETPTATVEALVQRCLKYHCKRQLLGTPLLVILFDDEVHLDSQ from the coding sequence ATGCCTCTTCCCGTTTGCGACCATCCCGATCAGATCCGCCTGCTGCCGCTGGGCGGCCATAACGAAGTCGGCATGAATCTGCTGGTGATGGAACACCAGGGCGCGCTGCTGCTGTTTGACTGTGGCGCCCGCTTTGCCGACAGCAGCACACCCGGTGTCGGCCGCCTGCTGCCGGAGATCAGCTGGCTGCACCAGCGCCGCGCCGACATCTGCGGTCTGCTACTCAGTCATGGCCACGAAGACCATATCGGCGCCCTGCCCTGGCTGTACGCCGAACTGGGCGCGCCACCGCTGTTCGGCGCGCCCTTCACCCTGGAGTTGGCGCGGCGTAACGGGGTGGCCCAGAAATCCACCCCTGACCTCGACCGTCATGCCGTCGCGCCCGGCGAAACCTTCACCTGCGGCCCCTTTGTCATCGAGGCGGTGAGCATCAGCCACTCGATTCCCGCCAACTACGGCTGGATTGTGCGCTGCGCGGCTGGCACCCTGGTCCACAGTGGCGACTTCCGTCTCGATCCGGCGGCACCAGCCGGGCAGAGAACCGATCTGGCCCGCTTGGCGCGGCTGGCCGACGAGGAGGTCCTGGTGCTGCTGGCCGATTCGACCAACGCCGGTCAACAGAGCGGCGCCAGCAGCAGTGACCAGGTGGCCCGCCAGTTGCATCGGCAGCTGGCGGAAACGCCCGGCATGGTGGTGCTGTCGACCTTTGCCTCGCACCTGACGCGACTGCAGCAGGCTCTTTCGGCCGCCCGCAACAACAACCGCCGTGTCGCTCTGCTCGGCGCCAGTCTGATCGACAGCTGCGCCCTGGCCAGCCAGCAGGGTCTGCTGTCCTCGCCGCCGGGGCTTGTTGTGCCGCCAGAGGAACTTGCCCACCTGCCCCGCGCACAGCGACTACTGCTGGCCAGTGGCTGTCAGGGCGAACCGCAGGGCGCCCTGGCCCGCTTGGCAGGGGGAGCCTGGCCCGCCCTGGCCCTGCAGACGACCGACAGCGTGCTGCTGTCGGCCCGTGCCATTCCGGGCAACGAGCTGGCCCTGCAACGCTTGGCCCACCGTATCGGCCAGCAGGGCGCACGGCTGCTGACACCGGCCGAGATTCCCAACCTGCACTGCTCGGGCCACGCTGGCACCACGGAACTGCGACTGCTGCATGCCCTGGTACGACCGCGCTACCTGGTCCCCACTCACGGTCATGCCGGCCTACGCCAGCAGCAGGCACTACTGGCGCAGACCGACGGACACGAACCTGGCCATTGCCTGCTCCTCGACAATGGCCAGGCGGTGCGACTGTCACGCCACGGCAGTCAACGGGAAACCACCCTGTCCTGCCCGCCACGACTGTACGGTCCGGCAGGTGAACCCCAGAGTGAAACCGCCCTGCGGCAGCGCCGGCGCCTGGCCCACCAGGGGCTGTTGATCGCCCGCCTGCGCCGCCCGCCCGCAACGGCAAAGCCCTGGCAGGTGCAACTGGTGGGGCGCGGATTGTGGGACGCCGGCACGCTGGCAGCGGCCCGGCTGCGGCAATTGACCGAGGCACTGGAACAGGAGCTGGCCAACGTACGACCAGAGACTCCCACGGCCACGGTCGAGGCCCTGGTTCAGCGTTGCCTCAAATACCACTGCAAACGGCAGTTGCTCGGCACCCCCCTGCTGGTGATTCTTTTTGACGACGAGGTCCACCTTGACTCTCAATGA
- the pyk gene encoding pyruvate kinase: protein MRRTKIVCTIGPASSDPVILERLMLAGMNVARLNFSHGDHAGHGALIRNLRATACRLKRPVAILQDLCGPKIRLGELPEQGVRLHADDAISLSASSARVPDSLPVDYDRLCDDVRVGDTLMLADGQMELRVERLACPQVFCRVIRGGTAYSRKGVNLPNTELQIAAFTAKDRADLAFGLQVEVDAVALSFVRRAEDLQEVRQQIAASGSTPLLIAKIEKPQALEHFDAILDQVDGVMIARGDLGVEVPLERVPVLQKDLIRRARQRGRLTITATQMLSSMVSSARPTRAEATDVANAIYDGTDALMLSDETASGAFPVESAQMLDRIARATEPHLPTSLDMDLPPLDREAPVACAIGRACGWLAADIGAAAVLAYTRSGFTARCVARFRPACPVVALTPDASVCRQLSLIWGVEPVEVPSLNSTDALFVSARRYSLSQGLARPDDCVIVTAGTPLWQPGSTNLIKVIELEKGLDVRRQGESPASGSEEVS from the coding sequence ATGCGCCGTACCAAGATCGTCTGTACCATTGGCCCGGCTTCGAGCGATCCGGTCATCCTGGAGCGCCTCATGCTGGCCGGCATGAACGTGGCGCGGCTCAATTTCTCCCATGGCGATCACGCTGGCCATGGTGCGCTGATCCGCAACCTGCGGGCCACGGCGTGCCGGCTCAAGCGGCCGGTGGCGATTCTGCAGGATCTGTGCGGCCCGAAGATCCGCCTGGGGGAACTGCCGGAGCAGGGCGTTCGTCTGCATGCCGACGACGCCATCAGTCTCAGCGCCAGCAGTGCGCGGGTGCCGGACAGTCTGCCGGTGGATTACGACCGTCTGTGTGACGATGTCCGTGTGGGCGATACCCTGATGCTGGCCGACGGCCAGATGGAACTGCGCGTTGAGCGGCTGGCCTGCCCGCAAGTGTTCTGCCGGGTGATCCGTGGCGGCACCGCCTATAGTCGTAAGGGAGTTAATCTGCCCAACACCGAATTGCAGATTGCTGCCTTTACCGCCAAGGACCGCGCCGATCTGGCTTTTGGTCTGCAGGTGGAGGTGGATGCTGTCGCTCTGTCCTTTGTCCGACGGGCCGAGGATCTACAGGAGGTGCGCCAGCAGATCGCCGCCAGCGGTTCCACTCCCCTGCTGATTGCCAAGATTGAAAAACCTCAGGCCCTGGAACACTTCGACGCCATTCTTGATCAGGTTGATGGTGTGATGATAGCTCGAGGGGATCTCGGGGTCGAGGTGCCGCTGGAGCGGGTGCCGGTGCTGCAAAAAGATCTGATCCGGCGGGCGCGCCAGCGCGGCCGATTGACCATTACTGCCACCCAGATGCTCTCCAGCATGGTCAGCAGCGCCCGGCCAACCCGGGCTGAAGCCACCGATGTGGCCAATGCCATCTACGATGGCACCGATGCCCTGATGCTGTCGGATGAAACCGCCTCGGGTGCCTTTCCGGTGGAATCCGCCCAGATGCTTGATCGCATCGCCCGCGCCACCGAGCCCCATCTTCCCACCAGTCTCGATATGGATCTGCCGCCCCTTGACCGCGAGGCCCCGGTGGCCTGTGCCATCGGTCGGGCTTGCGGTTGGCTGGCTGCAGACATCGGCGCCGCCGCCGTGCTGGCCTATACCCGTTCCGGCTTTACGGCCCGCTGTGTCGCTCGCTTTCGGCCGGCCTGCCCGGTGGTGGCTCTGACCCCGGATGCCAGTGTCTGCCGCCAGCTGAGTCTGATCTGGGGGGTTGAGCCGGTTGAGGTGCCGTCTCTCAACAGCACCGACGCCCTGTTTGTCTCGGCGCGCCGTTACAGCCTCAGTCAGGGGCTGGCGCGTCCTGATGACTGTGTGATTGTGACGGCTGGCACACCCTTATGGCAACCGGGGTCGACCAACCTGATCAAGGTGATTGAACTGGAAAAGGGGCTGGATGTGCGCCGTCAGGGTGAGTCGCCGGCATCTGGCAGCGAGGAAGTGTCATGA
- a CDS encoding TAXI family TRAP transporter solute-binding subunit, protein MARFPFRLLAVAASCLLVVALCLPSMALAKTRLAFSGGPDGGTFQYFSNAISSRLSKMIPDVEVSNMASAGSVENLRRVNSGDADFGVIYAGDLYLGATGQLTNDPRKYSNVLSMAYLYGAPAHLAVLADSGITQVTDLVGKRVAVGPAGSGAAASAQRYFTALGLWDKMKVEFIGYSEAASSLGDRKIEAMWVFAGYPNSSIIQAAASNSIRLLSLVDAAKATNFFQNNPYYAEVTIPAGTYTGVDYDVQTVQDSTIWVAGKHVKADIVEKALTEVFSPEGLAYMLSVTKAAAAMSIKDGNYGIVTPLHAGAAKFWQANGLTLTAAQQPL, encoded by the coding sequence ATGGCCCGATTCCCATTCCGTCTGCTTGCTGTGGCGGCCAGCTGTTTGCTGGTCGTGGCGCTGTGTCTGCCGTCCATGGCTCTGGCCAAAACCCGGCTGGCTTTTTCCGGCGGCCCCGATGGCGGCACCTTTCAGTATTTCTCCAACGCCATTTCCAGCCGTCTGTCCAAGATGATTCCGGATGTCGAGGTGTCCAACATGGCTTCGGCCGGTTCGGTGGAAAACCTGCGCCGGGTCAACTCCGGTGATGCCGATTTCGGTGTCATCTATGCCGGCGATCTGTATCTGGGTGCTACGGGGCAACTGACCAACGATCCGCGCAAGTATAGCAATGTGCTGTCGATGGCCTATCTCTATGGCGCGCCGGCTCATCTGGCGGTGCTGGCCGACAGCGGCATCACCCAGGTGACGGATCTGGTTGGCAAACGCGTGGCTGTTGGACCGGCCGGCAGCGGTGCCGCCGCCAGCGCCCAGCGCTATTTTACAGCTTTGGGGCTGTGGGACAAGATGAAGGTGGAATTCATCGGTTACAGCGAAGCGGCCTCGTCCCTGGGCGACCGCAAGATTGAAGCCATGTGGGTATTTGCCGGCTACCCCAACTCGTCCATCATTCAGGCTGCCGCCAGCAACAGCATTCGCCTGCTCAGCCTGGTGGATGCTGCCAAGGCAACGAATTTCTTCCAGAATAATCCCTACTATGCCGAGGTGACCATTCCGGCGGGTACCTATACCGGTGTTGACTACGATGTGCAAACGGTGCAGGATTCGACGATCTGGGTGGCCGGCAAGCATGTCAAGGCCGATATCGTCGAGAAGGCCCTGACCGAGGTTTTTTCGCCCGAGGGCCTGGCCTATATGCTGAGTGTGACCAAGGCTGCCGCGGCCATGAGCATCAAGGATGGCAATTACGGGATTGTTACCCCGCTGCATGCCGGTGCGGCCAAGTTCTGGCAGGCTAACGGCCTGACATTGACGGCAGCCCAGCAGCCACTCTGA
- a CDS encoding cytochrome c3 family protein — protein sequence MAGKTLWLMVMTALILAGCDKPQTAEAPAPVKETASAQTVVADEATAVVEQAAVTAAAEAVPQEVAPAQPSAEPGEVAAAPVETAVAEVQQLAEPVIAEAQQAAAAAVEQVQTTAAAVVAAGQQTVTEVAEAAVAAVSPAPVSAPEILVLENNYGAVSFTHAWHGQQLGCTTCHGEATPGPFELGKDRGHALCKECHAAQKQGPTKCGDCHKK from the coding sequence ATGGCAGGCAAAACCCTCTGGCTGATGGTGATGACAGCGTTGATTCTGGCCGGTTGTGACAAGCCGCAGACGGCAGAAGCTCCGGCGCCGGTGAAGGAGACCGCGAGCGCGCAGACGGTGGTGGCGGACGAGGCCACGGCGGTGGTGGAGCAGGCTGCCGTGACAGCCGCGGCTGAAGCGGTACCGCAGGAAGTTGCGCCGGCGCAACCGTCGGCCGAGCCGGGTGAGGTTGCTGCGGCACCGGTTGAAACGGCCGTGGCTGAGGTCCAGCAACTGGCCGAACCGGTGATTGCCGAGGCGCAGCAGGCGGCCGCCGCAGCGGTTGAGCAGGTGCAGACAACCGCTGCGGCGGTTGTGGCTGCAGGTCAACAGACGGTGACCGAGGTGGCGGAAGCGGCCGTGGCCGCTGTCAGCCCGGCGCCCGTTTCGGCGCCTGAAATCCTGGTGCTGGAAAATAACTACGGCGCGGTCAGTTTTACCCATGCCTGGCACGGCCAGCAGCTCGGCTGTACCACCTGTCATGGCGAGGCCACGCCCGGCCCCTTTGAGCTGGGCAAGGACCGGGGTCATGCCCTGTGCAAGGAGTGTCACGCTGCTCAAAAGCAGGGCCCGACCAAGTGTGGTGATTGCCACAAGAAATAA
- a CDS encoding undecaprenyl-diphosphate phosphatase codes for MTLNDALLLGLVQGLTEFLPISSSGHLAIVQHLLPGFSQPGLLFDVILHVGTLATVVLYFWADLWQLLCCPFRRDATAAGYRRLLGLILLGSLPTAAIGLGFRTTFEAMFEQLPMIGLMLLITGALLFAAERWRPGNRELGQLGVVDVLLTGLIQGLAVAPGISRSGSTIAMLLFRGVAPQSAARFSFLLSLPAIAGAALLSLRHFEQLNSEELFIYLAGGATAFFSGLLAIHLLLGILQRRRLIFFALYCWAVASLLFVL; via the coding sequence TTGACTCTCAATGATGCCTTACTGCTGGGCCTGGTTCAGGGCCTGACCGAATTCCTGCCGATTTCATCGTCCGGCCATCTGGCAATTGTGCAGCACCTTCTGCCCGGCTTCAGCCAGCCTGGCCTGCTTTTCGATGTCATTCTCCATGTTGGCACCCTGGCAACAGTGGTTCTTTATTTTTGGGCCGACCTGTGGCAACTGCTTTGCTGCCCATTTCGCCGGGATGCCACGGCAGCGGGCTATCGTCGCCTGCTAGGACTCATCCTGCTCGGCTCCCTGCCGACAGCAGCTATCGGCCTGGGCTTTCGTACCACATTCGAAGCCATGTTCGAACAGCTGCCCATGATCGGCTTGATGCTCCTGATTACCGGCGCCTTGCTGTTCGCTGCCGAACGCTGGCGTCCCGGCAATCGCGAACTGGGCCAGCTCGGTGTTGTCGATGTCCTGCTGACGGGTCTGATACAGGGCCTTGCCGTCGCGCCGGGGATTTCCCGCTCCGGCTCAACCATTGCCATGCTGCTGTTTCGGGGCGTCGCCCCCCAAAGCGCCGCCCGTTTTTCCTTTCTGCTGTCGTTGCCGGCCATAGCCGGCGCGGCACTACTGTCTTTGCGCCATTTTGAACAGCTCAACAGTGAGGAACTGTTTATTTATCTGGCAGGCGGCGCAACGGCTTTTTTCTCGGGCCTGCTGGCCATCCACCTGTTGCTGGGCATCCTGCAGCGGCGACGGTTGATCTTTTTTGCGCTGTACTGCTGGGCTGTCGCCAGCCTGCTGTTTGTGTTATGA